CGAAGCAGACCTAAGGTAGGGCGCGATCGCTGAGCGCGCCGCATTAACGAACCGAGCCATTGCAACGTTCGATCGTCCGTGCAGCCCGACGGCCTGTCCTTGCCAAATACACCTTTCTTTCTGAAACCGGTCAAACATCCCCGATAATGCGGCGTTTACTTTGTGATGTGGTATGAGTTTGATGCCATGAAGGTCGGCTGGGCTCATATATTTGCTTTATCAAAAGGGTTTATGAAAAAGATACAGGTGGTGATGGGGATTCTGTTACTTCATCTTGGTTTGGTCCAGGCCAGGCCGAATATTCTCTATATTATGTCGGATGATCATGCGGCGCATGCCATCGGTGCGTATGGAGGGCGGTTGGCATCGGTCAATCCGACGCCGACGCTGGACCGTTTGGCGGCCGAGGGCGTGGTAATGGAAAATACGTTTTGCAACAATGCGGTCTGCAGTCCGAGCCGGGCATCGATCCTGACCGGGCAATACAGTCATGTTAACGGAGCAAAAAGCCTGGGGGGCAAGGTGGAAAAAGAAAACCAGACCCTTCCCCTTAAGATGCATGAAGCGGGCTATCAGACCGCGGTCATTGGTAAATGGCATCTGGGGGTTCAGCCGCTGGCTTTTGACTATTACAAAGTTCTGCACAGTCAGGGAAAATATCATAATCCGGAATTTTTCGAGCGAGCTGCACCGGATGCCGAAGAAACAACGTTTACCGAAGAGGGCTACTGTTCGGATCTGATCGTGGATTCATCACTGAGCTGGTTAAAGAATCGGGATAAAACAAAGCCCTTTCTCTTGATGACGCAGTTCAAAGCGCCGCATGGCCCCTGGGATTATCACGAGCGCTATGAATCGCTGTATGCGGATGTCGATATTCCGGAACCGGCGAGCCTGTATGATAATCAAAACAACGGTTCTATCGCGACGCGCGGGCATAATGACGAACTGCTTTTTAACATCGGGTCCTCGGTAGGACGGCGGAATCGATACCGCTCACATATCAAGAGTGTTGATCGGTCGATCAAAAATACCTTCGACGGTTTGAACGATGACGAGGTGAAGCATCTTTGCTATCAGGATTATGCAAAAAAATACCTGCGCTGCGTGCGCGGGGTGGATGACAATATTAAACGTCTGGTTGAGTATCTGGAGGCAGAGGGCGAACTGGATAACACATTGATCATCTATACCTCGGATCAGGGCATGTTTCTGGGTGAACATGATTATGTGGACAAGCGCTGGATGTATGAGGAGGGCATGCGCATGCCGTTTATCGTTCGATACCCGAAATCGATCAAAGCGGGCTCCCGTTCCGATGCGCTGGTCAATAATACCGATTTTGCCCCGATGTTGTTGGATTATGCCGGAGTTCCAACCCCTGGAACTATGCAGGGTCGCAGCTTCCGCTCCACCATGGAAACCGGTAAGGAACCGTCGGGCTGGCGAACCGCCACGTATTACCGCTACTGGATGCATATGAAACATCATTACAACCCTGCCCATTTCGGCATCCGCACCAAGGAGTGGAAACTGATCTTTTTCTATGGAGCGGATGAAAAAGGGGAACAGGGCAACGGGCGTACGCCGCCGGGATGGGAGTTGTACAGCATGAAGAATGATTCGAAGGAAATGAACAATCTCTACGATAATCCGGAATACTGTGAAATTGTTGAAATGCTCAAGGACGAGCTCAAGGCGGTTCGTGCCGAAGTGAAAGATTCGGATGCAGGAAACCCTTATCTGCAGTCGATTATCGACAAACATTGGGACGGCGGCGAAGATGAAACCGTTCAGATTTCTAATCAGGTAGTGCAGAACCCGGTCGCAGCGAAGAAAAAGAAATGAGCTTACGAATCTCTATAGGTATCCTGGCTGGTCTGTTGGTCAGTGCAGTTGTCGCAGAACCGTTGAAGGTGATGACCTACAACGTCTGGCTGGGATTTAATAAGAAACAACACCTGGAAGCCGGTGCGGAATGGATTGCAGCACAGCATGTCGATGTGCTGGCTCTGCAGGAACTGAAGGGATTCAATCAGGAACGTTTGGAAACTGCGGCAAAATCCTGGGGCCACTGCTATGCGATGATCTTTGATCGTCAAGGCGGTTTCCCGCAGGGGCTGACCTCGAAAACCCCGATAGAAAAAGTGGAGCAGATCCAGCCTGAAAATAATCCTAAGCTGCGCGGGACGCTTCATTGCAAAACGGCTGGAATGCACTTTTTTGTGGTTCACTTTGATCCGCGAAACTATCTCCGGCGGCAGAAGGAGGCGCGGGCCGTGGTGGAACGGGTTGCACCGCTTGTTGAGGCCGGTGAAAAGGTTGTTGTACTGGGGGATTTTAATGCACATGCCCTGAGCGATAAGTCACAGTTGGCGAAGCAAGCCGGCCTGTTGGAAAAATGGCTGGCCAAGGAGGGCGGGTCGCATCGTGCGTTTGATGATGCGGGGAATCTCGATTTTTCTGTTGTGCAGCTGTTTCTGGATGCGGGACTTGTGGATTTATCGGTTAACCCGCCTGCCACGTTTCCGACTCGGCTTCATTTTCCCGATATGTCCGCTGAGGAATTTGAGGGACTGGGTCAGCGCATTGATTATATTTTCACGAGTTCCGCATTGGCTGGAGGCTCGATAATTTATCCTCGGGCGGCTGTGCTGGATACGATATCTGACCATTATCCCTTACTTCTGGAGTTGAAACATGATTAAGATAAAAACGGGTTTGTTTGTAGGAGCCTTGCTGATTGCCGCAGCCGCGCTGGCGGAAAGGCCGAACATCATTCTGATGATGGCGGATGACCTTGGCTATGGAGATGCCGGGTTTAACGGCAACGAAATCATCCAAACGCCGGAGCTCGATCAGATGGCAAAGGACGGCGTGAAGTTAAGCCATTTCTATGCTGCCGGCCCCGTCTGCTCACCGACGCGCGGCACGTGTTTGACCGGGCGGCACTATTATCGCTATGGGATCTTTTCCGCAAATATCGGGCATCTGCCCAAACAGGAAATTACGTTGGCCCGCATGTTGAAAGAGCAGGGCTATACCACGGGGCATTTTGGAAAATGGCACCTCGGTACACTCAGCAAGACGCATTCAACCAAGGGCGAAAAACGCAAGCCGGCTGAAAACTATGCGCCGCCGTGGGAACGCGATTATGATCGCTCGTTCGTTGTGGAATCTTCGGTGTCCACCTGGGATCCGGCCAGCGATAAAAATCCATTTTATGACGATGGCACACCTTTGCCCGCATCCGACGAAAGCCTGCTGGGCGGTGCGGCGCGTGTGGTGGTGGATCGGGCGATTCCCTTCATGGAGCAAGCGGTTCAGGCGGAAACCCCGTTTCTTTCGGTGATCTGGTTTAATGCCCCGCATGAGCCCATCAAGGCGGGGCCGGATTATCTGAAGATGTATGAAAGTCATGACGAAGCCGCCCACTACTATGGCTGCATCACTGAGCTGGATGAGCAGGTGGGCCGCGTTCGTTCCAAGGTGCGTGAATGGGGGGTGGCGGAAAATACCTTGATCTTTTTCTGTTCGGATAACGGTCCCGAAGGCAAAGCGGCCAAAGGGAAAAAAGCCGGAACAACGGCCGGATTGCGGGGACGTAAACGCAGTCTTTATGATGGCGGGGTGCGGGTGCCGGCCCTTGTGGAGTGGCCGGGCAAGCTTAAGGCCGGTACAACGATTGAGACGCCGCTCTCCACATTGGACTATTTTCCGACGGCGATGCAGTTGGTCGGATATGACATGCCCGATGCCCGCCCGATCGATGGACAGGACATTCTGCCTATTCTCTCCGGGGAAACGGATAAGCGCGACAAGGCCATGCCTTTCCGCGCCAAGAGTGGGGCCACGCTCGTGAAGGATCGCTACAAACTCGTACTGCCGAAAGGTGAGCTCTACGACCTCTCCAAAGACTGGAGCGAGGAAAACAACGTGGCCTCTGCGCATCCTGAACGGGTGGAGATCATGACGAAAGAATTGATGGACTATCTCAAGTCCATGGAGGCGAGCCACGCGGGTGGTGATTATAATGATCCGGCGTTTAAACCCGTCGACGAGTGGAATGCATTCGGCAGTGGAAAAAAGAACAAGAAGTAATCGATGGGATATCTGATGATGAAACAAACGGTATGTTTGACGGCTATTTTTGCACTGGCACTTGCATCGGTTGCAGAACTTAAACTTTATGTTGCTCCGGATGGATCGGATGCGGCGGACGGATCGCTTGAAGCGCCTTTCCAAACCTTGGAAAAAGCGCGGGATACGATTCGCGGATTATCGCCTGAAGAGCGACGGCAGAACATCCGCGTATTTCTGCGCGGTGGAACCTATACCATCGAACAGCCCTTTGTGCTGAATGTGCAGGACGGAGCGCCGTTGGGGTTGCGGGTCAGCTATGAAGCTTTTCCGAATGAAACACCCATTCTGGATTCCGGTGTAGAGCTTGTCGGATGGAAAAAAGCTTCGACTTTACCGGAGGGTGCACCTGCTGAAGCGACCGGTAATGTCTATATGGCCGACATGCCAGATGGGTTGGAGCGGTTTTATTCGCTCTTTGATGAAGAGGGTTTTATCGATCGCGCGCGCATTCCGTATGAAAGCGCACCGACCCTGCCGATGGCGATTGACGGAACGCGCACGCGCTGGGAGGAGCTGGACCTGTTGCATTTTAAACCGGGGCCTTTCCGCAACTGGAACAATGTGGAAGACATCGAGATTTACCTGAAGCCGACCCGCAACTGGGTCTGCAACTATCTGGGTCTTAAGTCGGTCGATCTGAATGAAAATGTCGCGCGTACCCAGGTGGAGGGCACGTATAAACTCAGTGGACATATTCCGAGAAAGAAAAAGAGCCATAACATTGAAACCGAATTGGTGGAAGGCGGTGAGCTCTGCAATGTGCCGGAGGGGTTGAGTCGGCCGGGCACCTGGATCGTTAACACCCAGGAACGCAAGGTGTATCTCTGGCCTGCAAACGAGGCGCAGTTGAAGCAACGTATCGTTGCGCCGTCGCTCGAAGAATATATCCGCATTGATGGTGAAAATGATGAGTGGGGCGATTCTGATGTTCCGGTACAGGGCATCTCCATCAAGGGCCTGACCTTTAAGCATGGTAAACGGTTTGTTTTCAAAAAGGAGACACGGGGCATTCAGCATGACTGGGAGCTGTTTGATGAGGGGAATGCCTATATCCGCATGCGCGGTGCGGAGAACTGCGAAATCAGCGGTAACCGTCTAATCAATGGGGCAAACAGTGGAATCCGGCTGGATCTCTATTGTCAGAACAACCGGGTGGAAGGGAACCTTATTGAAAATATAGGTTACACCGGCATCCTGCTTTGCGGGTATGGACCGGGTACGAAGGACGTGAATAAAAACAACCTGATCACAAACAACGAGATTTCGCGCATCGGTCAACTGTGGTTCCATGGCTTGGGGATCTTTGTCTTCCAAAGCGGATACAATACGATCAGCCATAACTATATTCACGACACGCTCTACGATGCCATCGTGGTATCGGGGGTACGACCGCGTTTCTTTGGGTACCGCTTTAAGGATTTTCCTGATTTTCCAACCGCTTATCCCGACCTGCGTGAAATCATGCGCATCATGCGCTGGAAAGAGATCGGGGGAAAGCCGGCAACGTTTAAAGGTTGCCTGGATTATGCGCACAGCCGCGGCAATATGATTGAATATAATGAAATCGGCGCCGCCATGGTGGAAGGCGGCGACGGGAATGCGCTCTATCTTTCCGGCACCTACGGCAACACATTCCGATACAACATGGTTTATGCCAGCCCAACGCCTCCCGGTATGTTCCGTAATGATGACGAACAGTATGAATCGGATTTTTACGGCAACATCCTGATCGGCCTTGATCAGCCCCGCCTGAGCGGCGCGAATCTGAAACACGAAAACGCGTTTGAGAATAATATGATTCTCAACTGGGGACAGGATGCCATCGGCAAGGTGACCTCGCTCGACAAGGAGCATGAGGTCGGCAGCCCCGGGACGCGGGTCAGCCGAAATATTTTCTGGCACCCGAAAGCCAATACCCAGTTTATCGGAAAGATCGATGTACACTATGGCGACGGGAATGTCTTTTATGCCGCCGGTGATCCAGCCGGATCAGCGGCATGGCTCAAGCAACGCCAGACGGCGGGGCAGGATGCCAACAGTGTGGCCGCAGCTCCCATGTTCCAGGGGGTGGAAAACTTTGACTTCACTCTGAAGCAAGGTTCGCCCGCCTTGAAGCGCGGGTTTCTGCAGATTCCGTTTGAGTCGATCGGCTTGCTTGAAAAACCGGCCGTTGTCCGTTTCCGAGAGGAAGGGATCTCTATTTGGGATCTAATGGAAGGGAAACGTATGGCAGAGTAAGAGAATCTCCGCTTCGATTGCTTAATTTTTCCAAGGAATGGAAAAATGGAAGCTCCCCTTGCGTCTTATAGCTGGAGGTTATTCTATATGAGATTTTCGGGGTATGTATTTGTATTGGCTTTATGTCTTGAAATAGGGGCGCAAGGGCAGGTTCTCAAAGTTTTAGGCAGGAAAACGCAGGTTCAGACCGAGCGGCCGAATATCGTGTTTATGTTATGCGATGATATGCGCTACGACCGCATCGCCGCATTGAACAGCTGGGATGCCGATCTTCAAACGCCTCATCTGGATCAGCTGGTCTCTGATGGCATGAACTTTACCCGTGCTTACGATACCACGCCGATTTGTTCCGCCAGCCGCGGGCAGGTCTTTACCGGACTCTACGAATTTTCCACGGGCTGTAACTTTAACCGCGAAAACGAAAAAAAGATAACGATCGATGATTGGCAGGGCGGGTATGCGGTTCGGCTGAGAGCAGCGGGGTACCGCACGGCGTTCGGGGGCAAAGAGCACTGCCAGGTGTATAATTATACCGGTGGGAAAAAACAGGATTTTGACCGTTGGTTCGGTTTTTCCAATGGTTCCGGCGACGGAAACTATTGGATGGACAGTAATCCGAATGCAAGCTGGTGGTTCGAAAATGACCATTGGGCATCGTTGGGCGACGGCGTGCGCAACGAGCACGAAACCTATGCTCAGGCGCTGTTGGGGCAGGCGTTTATCAAAGAATGCGTGCAGCAGCATTCTGAACAACCCTTCATGCTTTCGCTGAATTTTAAAGCACCTCACAGTCCGCTGAGTGAGTTTGATCCGCGCTATGCTTCCGTCTACGACGGCACGGAAATTGATCGATCACCCAACGATGGATTGGCCAGCGCGTTGCATTTGCCACCGCAGGCATTTTGCGGGCGCACGGCATTCAAGGGCGGGTGGAGTGACACCAGTGCCGATCAATACAACACGTTGATCTATGGAATTGA
This DNA window, taken from Pontiella desulfatans, encodes the following:
- a CDS encoding right-handed parallel beta-helix repeat-containing protein; amino-acid sequence: MMKQTVCLTAIFALALASVAELKLYVAPDGSDAADGSLEAPFQTLEKARDTIRGLSPEERRQNIRVFLRGGTYTIEQPFVLNVQDGAPLGLRVSYEAFPNETPILDSGVELVGWKKASTLPEGAPAEATGNVYMADMPDGLERFYSLFDEEGFIDRARIPYESAPTLPMAIDGTRTRWEELDLLHFKPGPFRNWNNVEDIEIYLKPTRNWVCNYLGLKSVDLNENVARTQVEGTYKLSGHIPRKKKSHNIETELVEGGELCNVPEGLSRPGTWIVNTQERKVYLWPANEAQLKQRIVAPSLEEYIRIDGENDEWGDSDVPVQGISIKGLTFKHGKRFVFKKETRGIQHDWELFDEGNAYIRMRGAENCEISGNRLINGANSGIRLDLYCQNNRVEGNLIENIGYTGILLCGYGPGTKDVNKNNLITNNEISRIGQLWFHGLGIFVFQSGYNTISHNYIHDTLYDAIVVSGVRPRFFGYRFKDFPDFPTAYPDLREIMRIMRWKEIGGKPATFKGCLDYAHSRGNMIEYNEIGAAMVEGGDGNALYLSGTYGNTFRYNMVYASPTPPGMFRNDDEQYESDFYGNILIGLDQPRLSGANLKHENAFENNMILNWGQDAIGKVTSLDKEHEVGSPGTRVSRNIFWHPKANTQFIGKIDVHYGDGNVFYAAGDPAGSAAWLKQRQTAGQDANSVAAAPMFQGVENFDFTLKQGSPALKRGFLQIPFESIGLLEKPAVVRFREEGISIWDLMEGKRMAE
- a CDS encoding endonuclease/exonuclease/phosphatase family protein, whose translation is MSLRISIGILAGLLVSAVVAEPLKVMTYNVWLGFNKKQHLEAGAEWIAAQHVDVLALQELKGFNQERLETAAKSWGHCYAMIFDRQGGFPQGLTSKTPIEKVEQIQPENNPKLRGTLHCKTAGMHFFVVHFDPRNYLRRQKEARAVVERVAPLVEAGEKVVVLGDFNAHALSDKSQLAKQAGLLEKWLAKEGGSHRAFDDAGNLDFSVVQLFLDAGLVDLSVNPPATFPTRLHFPDMSAEEFEGLGQRIDYIFTSSALAGGSIIYPRAAVLDTISDHYPLLLELKHD
- a CDS encoding sulfatase-like hydrolase/transferase translates to MRFSGYVFVLALCLEIGAQGQVLKVLGRKTQVQTERPNIVFMLCDDMRYDRIAALNSWDADLQTPHLDQLVSDGMNFTRAYDTTPICSASRGQVFTGLYEFSTGCNFNRENEKKITIDDWQGGYAVRLRAAGYRTAFGGKEHCQVYNYTGGKKQDFDRWFGFSNGSGDGNYWMDSNPNASWWFENDHWASLGDGVRNEHETYAQALLGQAFIKECVQQHSEQPFMLSLNFKAPHSPLSEFDPRYASVYDGTEIDRSPNDGLASALHLPPQAFCGRTAFKGGWSDTSADQYNTLIYGIDACVGMVRAELEAQGVADNTIVIFMSDNGYFRNSKGFGDKVYAYEEGSRTPMIVYDPRKPVSHGQSCGAVVGNIDVVPTMLDLAGVDYKVAYDPDGTIGNRGYHGRSILPLLENPALDIHDSMLVMDIWNSRAEQHLALITREWKYIHWFYSANGFSQSEELYHKDDTFENSNVKAANPVVMTDLYSKYDAWLAQWTSDATTRDRYADYPELMERGLNMSTLVEADVKAVMSPKATADYIVHSENTPNYPVGYTNQVTIGSW
- a CDS encoding sulfatase family protein, coding for MKKIQVVMGILLLHLGLVQARPNILYIMSDDHAAHAIGAYGGRLASVNPTPTLDRLAAEGVVMENTFCNNAVCSPSRASILTGQYSHVNGAKSLGGKVEKENQTLPLKMHEAGYQTAVIGKWHLGVQPLAFDYYKVLHSQGKYHNPEFFERAAPDAEETTFTEEGYCSDLIVDSSLSWLKNRDKTKPFLLMTQFKAPHGPWDYHERYESLYADVDIPEPASLYDNQNNGSIATRGHNDELLFNIGSSVGRRNRYRSHIKSVDRSIKNTFDGLNDDEVKHLCYQDYAKKYLRCVRGVDDNIKRLVEYLEAEGELDNTLIIYTSDQGMFLGEHDYVDKRWMYEEGMRMPFIVRYPKSIKAGSRSDALVNNTDFAPMLLDYAGVPTPGTMQGRSFRSTMETGKEPSGWRTATYYRYWMHMKHHYNPAHFGIRTKEWKLIFFYGADEKGEQGNGRTPPGWELYSMKNDSKEMNNLYDNPEYCEIVEMLKDELKAVRAEVKDSDAGNPYLQSIIDKHWDGGEDETVQISNQVVQNPVAAKKKK
- a CDS encoding sulfatase family protein, producing MIKIKTGLFVGALLIAAAALAERPNIILMMADDLGYGDAGFNGNEIIQTPELDQMAKDGVKLSHFYAAGPVCSPTRGTCLTGRHYYRYGIFSANIGHLPKQEITLARMLKEQGYTTGHFGKWHLGTLSKTHSTKGEKRKPAENYAPPWERDYDRSFVVESSVSTWDPASDKNPFYDDGTPLPASDESLLGGAARVVVDRAIPFMEQAVQAETPFLSVIWFNAPHEPIKAGPDYLKMYESHDEAAHYYGCITELDEQVGRVRSKVREWGVAENTLIFFCSDNGPEGKAAKGKKAGTTAGLRGRKRSLYDGGVRVPALVEWPGKLKAGTTIETPLSTLDYFPTAMQLVGYDMPDARPIDGQDILPILSGETDKRDKAMPFRAKSGATLVKDRYKLVLPKGELYDLSKDWSEENNVASAHPERVEIMTKELMDYLKSMEASHAGGDYNDPAFKPVDEWNAFGSGKKNKK